A section of the Paenibacillus odorifer genome encodes:
- the murB gene encoding UDP-N-acetylmuramate dehydrogenase has product MNIDKIQDDLEQLMTAGKVKSHENLKDHVYTKMGGKADILAAPATYDEIQKIVTYAEQNGITLTVLGNGSNVIIRDGGVRGIVLQTAGLTEMGIRDNLLYAQCGAKIIDVSRYALDKELTGLEFACGIPGTVGGALYMNAGAYGGEIKDVLHSALAINKNGQLVTLQGDELQWGYRKSVFASGEYIVLEAKFAMTSGDVLTIKAKMDELTYLRESKQPLEYPSCGSVFKRPPGRFAGQLIQESGLQGTRIGGAEVSKKHAGFIVNADNATASDYIGLIHHVRATVKDKFGVELETEVEIIGEE; this is encoded by the coding sequence ATGAATATTGACAAAATTCAAGATGACCTAGAGCAGCTAATGACTGCAGGAAAAGTGAAAAGTCATGAGAATTTAAAAGATCACGTGTACACTAAAATGGGCGGCAAAGCTGATATTTTGGCTGCACCAGCTACTTATGATGAAATTCAAAAGATCGTTACATATGCAGAACAAAATGGGATAACCCTTACGGTACTTGGGAATGGCTCCAATGTGATTATCCGTGATGGAGGTGTACGTGGGATCGTTCTGCAAACGGCAGGACTGACCGAAATGGGGATTCGCGACAATCTCTTATATGCGCAATGTGGTGCCAAAATAATTGATGTTTCCAGATATGCACTTGATAAGGAGCTTACGGGTCTTGAGTTCGCCTGTGGCATTCCAGGAACAGTTGGTGGAGCGCTCTATATGAACGCAGGTGCTTATGGCGGTGAGATCAAAGATGTCCTGCATAGTGCACTAGCTATAAATAAGAACGGGCAATTGGTAACTCTGCAAGGTGATGAGCTGCAATGGGGTTACAGAAAAAGCGTGTTCGCAAGCGGTGAGTACATTGTACTTGAGGCCAAATTTGCTATGACTTCCGGTGATGTTTTAACGATCAAGGCAAAAATGGATGAACTAACTTATTTACGTGAATCGAAGCAACCGCTTGAGTATCCATCCTGTGGGAGTGTATTTAAGCGGCCTCCAGGCCGTTTTGCAGGTCAGTTAATTCAAGAGAGCGGCTTACAGGGTACAAGAATCGGCGGTGCTGAGGTATCCAAGAAGCATGCGGGATTTATTGTGAATGCAGATAATGCAACAGCCAGTGATTACATCGGGCTAATCCACCATGTAAGAGCGACTGTGAAGGATAAATTCGGTGTAGAGCTGGAAACTGAAGTGGAGATCATTGGAGAAGAATAA
- a CDS encoding ABC transporter ATP-binding protein translates to MSERLNTEELSIGYAEATIVKGLNLSIPTGKITALVGANGSGKSTILKTMARIMKPKSGTVMLDGKSIHNFSTKEVARQLAILPQNPTAPDGLTVSELVSYGRFPHQKGFGTMTAEDRNIISNAISVTGMESFHDRPIDRLSGGQRQRAWIAMALAQETDILFLDEPTTFLDMAHQLEVLQLLQKLNEEEGRTIIMVVHDLNHATRYAQHMVAIKSGTVVSEGSPTEVMTPDVLREVFGIEADIVPDPRTGVPLCLPYELAAYKAV, encoded by the coding sequence ATGTCAGAACGTTTGAATACAGAAGAATTAAGTATTGGGTATGCAGAGGCTACTATAGTTAAAGGATTGAACTTGTCTATCCCTACGGGAAAAATCACCGCACTAGTGGGCGCTAACGGCTCCGGTAAATCTACAATCCTCAAAACGATGGCCCGGATTATGAAGCCGAAGAGTGGCACCGTAATGCTGGACGGCAAATCGATCCATAACTTTTCAACTAAAGAGGTTGCTAGGCAGCTAGCGATTCTACCGCAGAACCCAACGGCTCCTGACGGTCTGACGGTATCTGAGCTGGTCAGCTACGGTCGTTTCCCTCATCAGAAGGGATTTGGCACGATGACCGCTGAGGATCGCAACATCATCTCCAACGCCATCTCTGTTACGGGCATGGAATCTTTTCATGATCGCCCTATTGACCGTCTCTCAGGTGGACAACGTCAACGCGCATGGATCGCTATGGCGTTAGCTCAAGAAACAGATATTTTATTCCTTGACGAGCCTACAACCTTCCTAGATATGGCGCATCAGCTCGAAGTTCTTCAGCTATTGCAAAAGCTGAATGAGGAAGAAGGTCGTACCATCATCATGGTCGTGCATGATTTGAATCATGCTACTCGTTATGCGCAGCATATGGTAGCGATTAAGTCCGGTACTGTGGTTAGCGAAGGCTCACCTACTGAGGTTATGACACCAGATGTATTGCGGGAAGTGTTTGGAATTGAAGCGGATATCGTTCCGGATCCACGTACGGGTGTGCCACTGTGTCTTCCTTACGAGCTTGCTGCCTATAAAGCTGTGTAA
- a CDS encoding FecCD family ABC transporter permease, with protein MPKITLTPDEKERRTRALTVLSLLAILIVVVFIVSMNTGFMRLSPLEVLHTLLGDGTHQQKLILFDFRLPRIVISLLVGAGFAVSGCILQSLARNALAEPATLGISAGAGFAVIIFISFFPATTAAPVFVLPLLALGGAGLTAALIYILAYRKADGLSPTRLILIGIAVAAGINACQLVLALRLDPNNYQFVATWIAGKIWGGDWRFVLALLPWIAILLPFAFYKARVLNVLNLGDHTSLGLGMRVEKERILLLVTAVALAGSCVAVSGGIGFVGLIAPHLARRLVGPRHQVLLPASALTGALLMITADTIGRWVLQPAEVPTGIVVAIIGAPYFLYLLAKSKA; from the coding sequence ATGCCCAAAATAACCCTTACTCCAGATGAAAAAGAACGCCGTACACGCGCCCTAACGGTGTTATCGCTCCTTGCTATACTGATCGTCGTGGTGTTTATAGTCAGTATGAATACAGGGTTTATGCGTCTATCCCCACTGGAGGTATTACATACACTGCTGGGTGATGGAACACATCAGCAAAAGCTTATTTTATTTGATTTCAGATTACCCCGCATCGTAATTTCATTGTTAGTTGGAGCGGGCTTTGCAGTATCAGGCTGTATTCTACAAAGTCTCGCACGTAATGCACTCGCCGAACCGGCTACGCTGGGCATAAGTGCTGGTGCAGGTTTTGCTGTAATCATTTTTATCTCGTTCTTTCCGGCTACAACAGCAGCTCCGGTATTTGTCTTGCCTCTCCTAGCGCTTGGTGGGGCTGGCCTGACCGCAGCTTTAATCTATATTCTTGCCTACCGGAAGGCAGATGGTCTGTCTCCTACAAGGCTGATCCTTATCGGGATTGCGGTCGCTGCAGGAATCAATGCTTGCCAGCTTGTATTGGCACTTAGGCTTGATCCTAATAATTATCAATTTGTAGCTACTTGGATCGCCGGGAAAATATGGGGTGGGGATTGGAGATTCGTCCTTGCTTTGCTGCCTTGGATCGCGATTCTGTTACCGTTCGCCTTCTATAAAGCCCGGGTTCTAAATGTATTGAATCTAGGGGACCATACTTCATTAGGTCTAGGAATGCGTGTGGAGAAGGAACGTATTCTCCTTCTGGTAACAGCCGTAGCGCTTGCCGGCTCCTGCGTCGCAGTAAGCGGAGGTATTGGCTTCGTCGGCCTGATAGCACCACACCTGGCTCGCAGGCTCGTGGGACCCCGTCATCAGGTGTTATTACCTGCTAGTGCTTTGACAGGGGCGCTTCTTATGATTACCGCTGATACCATCGGCAGATGGGTGTTGCAACCTGCGGAAGTTCCTACTGGCATTGTGGTTGCGATTATTGGCGCACCTTACTTTTTATATTTACTCGCCAAGTCTAAAGCGTAA
- a CDS encoding FecCD family ABC transporter permease, translated as MVSPSDFANRINNEPKKALHTRPAAAIGILIFGLAAIAFGLALSVSVGAADIKLATVWEAIFHFNPDLQKHQVIRELRFPRAIAGALVGACFAVAGAIMQGMTRNPLADSGLLGLNAGAGVALAIVFAFAPSLSFTSLMLYCFIGAAVASFIVFGIGSLSFNGLTPLRLTLAGSAVSALLVAISQGVAILFNLSQDIAFWLAGGMGGASWTQIKIIFPWVAVALIAAMMLSRSVTLLSLGREVAVGLGQRTRLVQLACMIVVVILAGSAVSTVGPIAFIGLIIPHVTRYFVGVDYRWIIPCSAVLGSLLIIFADIAARMINAPYETPLGALIAIIGVPFFIYLASKRKGEL; from the coding sequence ATGGTTTCACCCTCAGATTTCGCAAATCGTATTAACAATGAACCCAAAAAAGCTCTACATACCCGACCGGCAGCTGCCATTGGTATTCTTATTTTTGGACTTGCTGCCATTGCCTTCGGATTGGCACTTTCGGTCTCAGTGGGTGCGGCAGATATCAAGTTAGCTACGGTATGGGAAGCAATATTTCATTTCAATCCAGATTTACAAAAACATCAGGTGATTAGAGAACTGCGATTTCCACGTGCTATTGCTGGCGCCTTAGTCGGTGCTTGCTTCGCAGTAGCAGGGGCTATCATGCAGGGGATGACAAGAAACCCGCTTGCGGATTCAGGGCTGTTAGGCTTGAATGCAGGAGCAGGAGTAGCGCTGGCAATAGTATTTGCTTTTGCACCCTCACTCTCATTCACTTCACTAATGTTGTATTGCTTTATCGGTGCCGCTGTGGCCTCTTTTATCGTATTCGGAATCGGTTCGCTTTCTTTTAATGGCCTGACCCCCTTGCGATTGACACTAGCAGGTTCGGCAGTTAGTGCTTTATTGGTTGCTATTAGTCAGGGAGTAGCTATTCTTTTCAACTTATCTCAGGATATAGCCTTCTGGTTAGCCGGTGGGATGGGTGGAGCTAGCTGGACTCAGATCAAGATTATATTCCCTTGGGTGGCCGTAGCCTTAATTGCAGCGATGATGTTATCACGATCCGTTACATTGCTCAGCTTAGGAAGAGAAGTTGCGGTTGGTCTGGGGCAGCGGACAAGGTTAGTTCAGTTGGCATGTATGATTGTTGTGGTTATCTTAGCTGGAAGTGCGGTTTCAACGGTTGGCCCGATTGCTTTTATAGGACTAATTATTCCACATGTTACACGTTATTTCGTTGGAGTGGACTACCGCTGGATTATACCTTGCTCGGCTGTTCTGGGGAGCTTATTGATTATCTTTGCAGATATTGCCGCAAGAATGATAAATGCACCGTATGAGACACCGCTAGGAGCCTTAATTGCCATCATCGGCGTACCTTTCTTTATTTATTTAGCGAGTAAGCGGAAGGGGGAGCTGTAA
- a CDS encoding iron-hydroxamate ABC transporter substrate-binding protein, with amino-acid sequence MFWLNRKRSGSMKVTMSGLIVMTLLLSACGNNNAESSSNAGTAPTTAPTAESTEAPAAPKTLTDAMGHEVTIPANPQRVLGSYLEDSLVTLGVTPVAQWSVTNGVQDYLATELKDVPTISYDLPLEAVTSFAPDLIIIPSESSVQNGIYDQLNKIAPTYVIGDELNQDWRKSLLKIGEILNKTSEAEKAIKDYDVKAAAAKEQLAGAIGQESAAILWLVQKNFYIVDETRSSGAVLYTDLGVKLPNLVTEIPVGTRATWNPISLEKLSELTADHIFLVNSDKTEGSEILDSAIWKGIPAVKAGNVHEMSSTSSWLYSGANAGSKIIDDVLKSLVK; translated from the coding sequence ATGTTTTGGCTTAACAGAAAAAGATCAGGAAGCATGAAAGTGACAATGAGCGGACTAATAGTGATGACGCTATTACTTTCCGCTTGTGGTAATAATAATGCTGAAAGTTCATCAAATGCAGGAACAGCGCCTACAACAGCTCCTACAGCAGAATCTACAGAGGCACCTGCTGCTCCTAAGACATTAACAGATGCAATGGGCCATGAAGTAACGATTCCGGCTAATCCACAGCGCGTCCTGGGTTCATATTTGGAAGACTCATTGGTAACTCTGGGTGTGACTCCAGTAGCTCAATGGTCAGTTACAAATGGCGTTCAGGATTATCTGGCCACTGAATTGAAGGATGTTCCTACAATTAGTTACGATCTTCCGTTAGAGGCTGTAACCAGCTTTGCTCCGGATCTTATTATCATCCCATCGGAGTCTTCTGTTCAGAACGGGATTTACGATCAGTTGAATAAGATTGCACCCACTTATGTAATTGGGGATGAACTAAATCAAGATTGGCGCAAATCTTTGCTCAAGATTGGTGAGATTTTGAACAAAACCTCTGAAGCAGAAAAAGCCATTAAAGATTATGATGTTAAAGCAGCGGCTGCGAAAGAACAGCTTGCAGGAGCTATTGGACAAGAGTCCGCGGCTATTCTATGGTTGGTGCAAAAAAACTTCTATATTGTAGACGAAACCCGCAGCAGTGGTGCTGTATTATATACAGACCTTGGCGTAAAGCTTCCTAACTTAGTAACAGAGATCCCAGTAGGAACAAGAGCAACTTGGAATCCAATCTCGCTAGAGAAGCTTTCTGAGCTGACTGCAGATCATATTTTCCTTGTAAATAGTGATAAGACTGAGGGTTCGGAGATCTTAGATAGTGCAATTTGGAAGGGCATCCCAGCTGTGAAAGCTGGAAATGTGCATGAAATGAGCTCAACAAGCAGCTGGCTTTACAGTGGTGCGAACGCTGGCAGCAAAATCATTGACGATGTGCTAAAAAGTCTTGTGAAATAA
- a CDS encoding APC family permease: MVSKVKRLLIGRPMKSNELDHEKLSKVKALAVLSSDALSSVAYGTEQILIVLVAAGFTAIWYSLPIALAVLGLLAILILSYRQTIFAYPQGGGAYIVAKSNLGIPTGLLAGGSLLVDYILTVAVSASAGTDAITSAFPSLHNHTVLIAVSVIVLLTIINLRGVTESASFIAIPVYLFVVSIVVLIISGIVKYAMGGAHANVPEIGSAVSNVSLFLLLKAFSSGCSALTGVEAVSNAIPNFKAPAEKNAAKTLMIMGLILGFMFTGITVLAYWYGIVPDEKATVVSQIAESTFGRGGLYFFIQGITAVILFLAANTAYSAFPLLAFMFAKDKYLPHAFMVRGDRLGFSNGIIFLGVMSIILVAAFHGNTEGLIPLYAVGVFIPFTLSQLGMMVHWIKTRPAGWVKRFVVNTIGMLTTLTITLIFIITKFSSVWMAFIFLPAVMFVFHRIHKHYLNTADQLRICPATDKPIIKGSTVVVPVAGVTRAVLHSISYAKSLTDNVVAVYVGFDEEDIHKMEQRWEEWNPGVRLIVLRSRYRSIIRPLVKFIDTVEWKTAATDHITILIPQFITKHWWQAVLHNQTSFLIRSYLMNQKDVVVATVPYHLNK, translated from the coding sequence ATGGTAAGCAAGGTAAAACGACTATTGATCGGACGTCCGATGAAGTCGAATGAACTCGATCATGAAAAGTTATCCAAGGTTAAAGCACTGGCTGTCCTGTCTTCTGATGCGCTCTCGTCTGTAGCCTACGGAACGGAACAAATACTGATTGTACTGGTGGCTGCCGGGTTTACTGCCATCTGGTATTCCCTGCCAATTGCATTAGCCGTATTGGGCCTGCTGGCCATCCTGATTTTATCCTATCGGCAGACGATTTTTGCTTATCCGCAAGGAGGCGGAGCTTATATCGTAGCCAAGAGCAATCTTGGTATTCCGACAGGGCTGCTCGCTGGGGGTTCATTATTGGTGGATTACATTCTTACCGTAGCGGTTAGTGCCTCGGCAGGGACGGATGCGATCACATCGGCTTTTCCAAGTCTTCATAATCATACTGTTCTCATCGCTGTATCTGTTATCGTTCTATTAACAATCATTAATCTTCGCGGAGTGACTGAATCGGCTTCGTTCATCGCAATTCCAGTGTATTTGTTTGTGGTTTCGATTGTTGTTCTGATTATCTCCGGTATCGTTAAATATGCAATGGGTGGCGCGCATGCGAATGTTCCTGAAATAGGCAGCGCCGTATCTAATGTAAGTTTGTTTCTACTATTAAAAGCGTTTAGCTCTGGTTGTTCAGCCCTAACGGGGGTTGAGGCCGTATCTAATGCGATCCCAAACTTTAAAGCACCGGCTGAGAAGAATGCAGCCAAGACGCTAATGATCATGGGACTTATCCTTGGCTTTATGTTTACCGGAATCACTGTGCTGGCGTATTGGTATGGTATTGTGCCAGATGAAAAGGCTACGGTTGTCTCTCAGATCGCTGAATCGACCTTTGGCCGTGGCGGATTGTACTTTTTCATTCAAGGGATTACAGCAGTGATTTTGTTCTTGGCAGCTAATACAGCATATTCAGCGTTTCCGCTGCTTGCCTTTATGTTTGCAAAAGATAAATATCTGCCACACGCATTTATGGTCCGTGGTGACCGCCTGGGCTTCTCAAACGGCATTATTTTTCTAGGAGTTATGTCTATCATACTTGTGGCTGCATTCCATGGGAATACGGAAGGTTTGATTCCACTTTATGCGGTAGGCGTGTTCATTCCTTTTACCTTATCCCAACTGGGGATGATGGTGCATTGGATCAAAACAAGACCTGCTGGATGGGTGAAAAGATTTGTTGTAAATACCATCGGTATGCTGACTACATTGACGATTACGCTTATATTTATTATTACTAAATTCTCAAGCGTATGGATGGCATTCATTTTCTTACCTGCTGTAATGTTCGTGTTCCACCGTATTCATAAGCACTATTTGAACACTGCGGATCAACTGCGTATATGTCCGGCTACTGATAAACCTATAATTAAAGGAAGTACTGTAGTTGTTCCTGTTGCAGGGGTTACACGTGCTGTATTACATTCCATCAGCTATGCGAAGTCTCTAACAGATAATGTTGTTGCTGTGTATGTAGGCTTTGATGAAGAAGACATTCATAAGATGGAGCAACGGTGGGAGGAATGGAATCCAGGCGTACGCCTGATTGTACTTCGCTCCAGATATCGTAGTATCATTCGTCCGTTAGTGAAGTTTATCGATACGGTTGAGTGGAAGACAGCTGCGACGGATCACATCACGATTCTGATTCCACAGTTTATTACCAAACATTGGTGGCAAGCCGTGCTTCATAATCAGACCAGCTTTTTAATCCGCTCGTATCTAATGAATCAAAAGGACGTTGTAGTAGCGACTGTCCCTTATCATTTAAATAAATAA
- a CDS encoding disulfide oxidoreductase, giving the protein MTKFLSFCKRNCLYLAWFVSLVAVAGSLYLSEVLKYEPCKLCWFQRIFMYPQLFLLGIATFRGDKRIIPYVLPLSLIGGSISIYHYAEQKIPALSKVLPCTIVVPCNKDYLNYFGFITIPLLALIAFALISLLLWYGRKEEEMIEVDAEESLGF; this is encoded by the coding sequence GTGACAAAATTCCTATCTTTTTGCAAGCGTAACTGCCTCTATCTGGCCTGGTTTGTCTCTTTGGTTGCTGTAGCTGGTAGCTTGTATTTAAGTGAAGTCTTGAAATATGAACCTTGTAAGCTTTGCTGGTTTCAGCGGATTTTTATGTATCCGCAGTTATTTTTGTTGGGAATTGCCACTTTCCGTGGAGATAAGCGCATCATTCCTTATGTGCTTCCATTAAGTTTGATTGGTGGCAGTATCTCAATCTATCATTATGCGGAACAGAAGATTCCAGCGTTAAGTAAAGTTCTACCTTGTACAATTGTTGTTCCTTGTAATAAAGATTACTTGAACTACTTCGGATTTATTACGATTCCTTTGTTAGCTTTAATCGCTTTTGCTCTAATTAGTCTCCTTCTTTGGTATGGACGTAAGGAAGAAGAAATGATTGAAGTAGATGCAGAGGAGAGCTTAGGATTTTAG
- a CDS encoding DsbA family protein, whose translation MSKPKKSPNVPQLSKQEKRRVEQEQQKQKTRILVISSIAVVVIIFVGLFMLASKDAAKNVSTGEPVEFNYSELPRIGNEDAPVKLVEFGDFKCPACSQFAGSMKPKIVQDFVNEGKAALYFVNMAFVGPDSETASLAALSVYHQNKDEFWKFYDAVYAQQGDESDEWATEDFLISLAEKEKLAIDYDLLRKDIQEKTYADELKKDIQLATDAGVTTTPSLYINGVKTAEPFDIEAITSEINTAAKAVEAK comes from the coding sequence TTGAGTAAACCTAAAAAAAGTCCAAATGTTCCCCAGTTGAGCAAACAAGAGAAACGACGGGTAGAACAGGAGCAACAGAAGCAGAAAACGAGAATTTTAGTTATTAGTTCAATAGCTGTAGTAGTTATCATTTTTGTTGGATTGTTTATGTTAGCTTCGAAAGATGCAGCAAAGAATGTCTCTACAGGAGAACCGGTAGAATTCAATTACAGTGAGCTACCTAGGATTGGTAATGAGGATGCACCTGTTAAGCTTGTTGAATTTGGCGATTTCAAATGTCCAGCTTGTTCCCAGTTTGCTGGCTCCATGAAACCGAAAATTGTTCAAGATTTTGTCAACGAGGGAAAAGCAGCTCTTTACTTTGTAAATATGGCTTTCGTTGGTCCTGACTCTGAGACAGCTTCACTAGCTGCATTGTCTGTATACCATCAGAATAAGGATGAATTCTGGAAGTTCTATGATGCTGTATATGCGCAGCAAGGGGATGAGAGCGACGAATGGGCCACTGAGGATTTCTTGATAAGCCTTGCTGAAAAAGAGAAATTAGCGATCGATTACGATCTGTTGCGTAAAGACATCCAAGAGAAAACTTATGCAGATGAGCTGAAGAAAGACATTCAGTTGGCAACTGACGCAGGCGTGACAACTACGCCTTCGCTCTACATTAATGGGGTGAAAACGGCTGAACCTTTCGATATTGAAGCGATTACATCTGAAATTAACACCGCCGCAAAAGCAGTGGAGGCAAAGTGA
- a CDS encoding hemolysin family protein yields MSDPLPGILHVGLIILLVLLNGFFVSVEYAMVKVRSGRIDTLIEEGSKKAFNAKSIVSNLDGYLSACQLGITLASLALGWLGQPAIANLIGPLLGSIGLGETAVNVVSLVIALMFITILHIVLGELAPKTIAVNKAESVLLLTAGPMNVFYKIMYPVIWIVNGLARGLLQIFRLAPASELGTAHTEEEIRIIMQESNKSGFIDNTEMALVDNIFEFVDTMAREIMIPRTEMICLNNHVSAEENLEIAYDGMRTRYPVCDGDKDHILGFIHIKDLIKDRPQSYQKLIRPILTVPESIQISALLKVMQRAKTQIAILIDEYGGTSGMVTLEDIMEEIVGEIQDEFDEERPGVEKLGEDEHSIDGLMLIEEINDLLGLHMETEDYDTIGGWLYSKLEVNPPQKGQSVEFDDHLFIVEETENKRISRIKLLRLQLLNEEAGA; encoded by the coding sequence TTGAGCGACCCTTTACCCGGTATATTACATGTTGGTCTTATTATTTTGTTGGTATTGTTAAATGGATTTTTTGTTTCAGTCGAATATGCAATGGTGAAAGTGCGAAGTGGTAGAATTGATACCCTGATTGAAGAAGGTAGTAAAAAAGCTTTTAATGCAAAAAGCATTGTCAGCAACCTGGATGGCTATCTCTCAGCCTGTCAGCTCGGCATTACATTGGCTTCACTTGCATTAGGGTGGCTGGGTCAACCAGCTATAGCTAATCTTATAGGACCTTTATTAGGAAGCATAGGTTTAGGAGAAACTGCTGTTAATGTTGTATCTTTGGTTATTGCTCTTATGTTCATTACTATCTTGCATATCGTATTAGGTGAGCTTGCACCTAAGACCATTGCTGTTAACAAGGCTGAATCTGTCCTTTTACTAACAGCAGGACCGATGAATGTATTTTACAAAATCATGTATCCAGTGATATGGATCGTTAATGGGCTGGCGCGTGGTTTACTGCAAATTTTCCGATTAGCCCCGGCTTCAGAGCTGGGAACGGCGCATACGGAAGAAGAAATTCGTATTATCATGCAGGAAAGTAACAAAAGCGGCTTTATCGATAATACTGAAATGGCTTTGGTTGACAATATTTTTGAATTTGTGGATACCATGGCTCGGGAGATCATGATTCCGCGGACAGAGATGATCTGTCTGAATAATCATGTTTCTGCTGAGGAGAACCTTGAGATTGCCTATGATGGCATGAGGACACGTTATCCCGTCTGTGATGGTGATAAGGATCATATTTTAGGCTTCATCCATATAAAGGACTTAATTAAGGATCGCCCGCAAAGTTATCAGAAATTAATTCGTCCAATATTAACCGTGCCGGAATCCATTCAGATTAGCGCTTTGCTGAAAGTTATGCAGCGTGCGAAGACACAAATCGCCATATTGATCGATGAATATGGTGGAACTTCAGGAATGGTGACATTGGAAGATATCATGGAGGAAATTGTTGGAGAAATTCAGGATGAATTTGATGAGGAACGTCCCGGTGTTGAGAAGCTTGGCGAGGATGAACACTCCATTGACGGTTTGATGCTTATTGAAGAGATTAATGATCTTTTGGGTCTTCATATGGAGACTGAGGATTACGATACGATAGGCGGCTGGCTGTATTCTAAATTGGAGGTTAATCCACCTCAAAAAGGGCAATCCGTAGAATTTGATGATCATCTATTTATTGTAGAAGAGACTGAGAATAAGCGAATTTCTCGAATTAAGCTATTGCGGTTACAGTTATTGAATGAAGAAGCTGGAGCTTGA
- the gerQ gene encoding spore coat protein GerQ, giving the protein MIVQPYRPVTYTIGSVSSSGMPMSSGMPMSSGMQGMGSMPPQVSSGSPMTPGGVVVQNPPQTFEQSYIENIFRLNLGKVGTFYFTYENNKDWNAKVYKGVLEAAGRDHIIISDPATGQRTVLLMIYFDYATFDEPLTYQYPGVIGNPPTMRNCR; this is encoded by the coding sequence ATGATCGTTCAACCTTACCGCCCCGTAACTTATACCATCGGTAGTGTCTCTTCTTCAGGTATGCCAATGTCTTCCGGAATGCCGATGTCATCAGGAATGCAAGGCATGGGCAGCATGCCACCTCAAGTAAGCAGTGGCAGTCCAATGACGCCAGGGGGAGTAGTAGTTCAGAATCCACCACAAACGTTCGAACAATCCTACATCGAAAATATTTTCCGCCTGAATTTAGGAAAAGTAGGTACGTTTTATTTTACTTATGAGAACAACAAAGACTGGAATGCCAAAGTTTACAAGGGTGTGCTGGAAGCGGCAGGCCGTGACCACATTATTATCAGTGACCCTGCGACTGGCCAACGCACCGTCTTACTTATGATTTATTTTGATTATGCTACCTTCGATGAGCCCCTTACTTATCAATACCCAGGTGTAATTGGCAATCCTCCAACGATGAGAAATTGTCGCTAA
- a CDS encoding cell wall hydrolase produces MAVIKTNSEDVKVLARLMRAEAEEDGELGMLMVGNVGVNRILGNCLDFNNIRNVNDMVYQSPGGFEAPQKGYFYQRAREADIRLAKRVIAGERTWPATNALWFFRPAGDCPATWYNQQNTGRFKAHCFFTPTGEDCPTVFIGN; encoded by the coding sequence GTGGCCGTCATCAAAACGAACTCGGAAGATGTGAAGGTGCTGGCGCGGTTGATGAGAGCGGAAGCTGAGGAAGATGGAGAACTCGGTATGCTCATGGTCGGCAATGTTGGCGTCAACCGGATTCTTGGCAATTGCTTGGACTTTAATAACATTCGGAATGTGAATGACATGGTCTATCAAAGTCCAGGAGGTTTCGAAGCGCCGCAGAAGGGATACTTCTATCAGCGAGCCAGAGAAGCAGATATCCGTCTAGCCAAACGTGTAATTGCAGGTGAAAGAACCTGGCCAGCTACCAATGCTTTGTGGTTCTTCAGACCCGCAGGTGATTGTCCTGCAACCTGGTATAACCAACAAAACACAGGCCGCTTCAAAGCCCATTGCTTCTTTACTCCGACCGGAGAAGATTGCCCGACTGTATTTATCGGCAATTAG